AACAAAATTTTGGTTTCCTGTCTGAGGGTAACATCAACCATTGCAGATTATGTCAGGAATTCAGTGGAAATTAGAGGTTGCACAGTAGcttttacaaaacaaaacaaaatgaactgAATTAATGAAATGGGCCTTTTATAAAGGTAAATACATGACATAatcagattttattttcttcatgtGTACAAACCATAATATGTTTGATGAATGCTATTCCACCACAGATGCTCTAAAACAGTCTCTTTTTAAACAAAGACATTGATTTTCTCTTAAACACAAGCATTGTACATGATTGCCTTATCTTTGGCAAATTAAATCCATACATAAATGGGGTGAGCATTGGTTGACAAATAAGGAGATATATAGATAAAATTATACGGACTTCACCTGGCACATGAGCAGCTAAAACACTGGAATCGATAGCATGAAAAATACACCCGACAAACAGGTTTGACACAGAGACGATCTGAGGGGTGCAAGTAGTCACggctttctgcttgttttctgtgGATGTTTTTCGACAAACTGCCAAAATCTTCATGTAAGAGACTGAAATGAGACTGAATGGTATGAAAATACTcagtaacagaaagaatatGTCAGATATAAAGCTGTGGACTGAAACTGAACATGAAAGTTGAATTATTAATTTGTGGTCACAATACACATTATTAACAACATTTCCACAGAACGTCAAACTGAAGATGAATGAAAATGagaatataaaaataagaaatgaaTAAACCCATACAAGTAGAATTAGAATAAACACTCTCTCTGTGTTCATAATCACATT
This window of the Maylandia zebra isolate NMK-2024a linkage group LG16, Mzebra_GT3a, whole genome shotgun sequence genome carries:
- the LOC101479733 gene encoding olfactory receptor 10A3-like, with amino-acid sequence MGNSSETVSFVLAAYGNVGALKYMYFSIILFWYVSICVANTVLIVVIHVDRRLHEPMYILLSNLCVNEINGSTSMYPLLLSQMFSDSHEVTLPWCFLQMCCMYTTASAEFCSLAAMAYDRYISICHPLRYNVIMNTERVFILILLVWVYSFLIFIFSFSFIFSLTFCGNVVNNVYCDHKLIIQLSCSVSVHSFISDIFFLLLSIFIPFSLISVSYMKILAVCRKTSTENKQKAVTTCTPQIVSVSNLFVGCIFHAIDSSVLAAHVPGEVRIILSIYLLICQPMLTPFMYGFNLPKIRQSCTMLVFKRKSMSLFKKRLF